The following coding sequences are from one Kiritimatiellales bacterium window:
- a CDS encoding PAS domain-containing protein: protein MKKKTQFAPAERAPQKEIIQLYEKLAALPLLCDFMNTVPNVMVVLNKCRQIVFGNQAFAELTGAEDPSAVIGKHRCALLPCPYRHALGKRPGEALRCIHTDTGEDCGTTLFCRSCGAVNAILNSQINGRGDIQECRLICGTIGRPETALDLRVWTRQIEVDSERLTVFSVMDISHEKRRKELEYIFFHDVLNNASGVCGLATLLNETVPPPEKTKEIAGLITRASTQLIDEISLQRLLTAAESGDLKVYPQEIDTADICAKAVQTIETLPAAKGKKSSIKALKTFGLSPIRYCSITS from the coding sequence ATGAAAAAGAAAACCCAGTTTGCGCCGGCGGAACGTGCGCCACAGAAAGAAATTATTCAGCTGTACGAAAAGCTGGCTGCTCTTCCCCTCCTTTGTGATTTTATGAACACCGTGCCGAATGTGATGGTGGTACTGAACAAATGCCGGCAGATTGTATTCGGCAATCAAGCGTTTGCTGAACTTACCGGCGCAGAGGATCCCTCTGCAGTCATTGGAAAACACCGTTGCGCTCTCCTTCCCTGTCCATACCGGCACGCACTCGGCAAACGCCCCGGCGAAGCACTGCGCTGTATTCATACAGATACCGGAGAGGATTGCGGAACCACGCTGTTCTGCCGCAGTTGCGGTGCGGTGAATGCAATTCTTAACAGCCAGATCAATGGACGGGGTGATATTCAGGAATGCCGGCTCATTTGCGGCACCATCGGCCGTCCGGAAACAGCACTCGATCTGCGTGTCTGGACGCGGCAGATCGAGGTCGACAGCGAACGGCTGACGGTATTTTCAGTTATGGATATCAGCCACGAGAAACGCCGCAAAGAGCTGGAGTATATTTTTTTCCACGATGTTTTGAACAACGCCAGCGGTGTGTGCGGACTGGCCACGCTGCTGAACGAGACAGTACCGCCGCCGGAAAAAACCAAAGAGATCGCCGGACTGATTACCCGCGCATCCACACAACTGATCGACGAAATTTCATTGCAGCGGCTGCTCACGGCGGCAGAAAGCGGCGACCTGAAAGTCTATCCGCAGGAAATCGATACCGCCGACATCTGCGCCAAAGCAGTACAGACTATTGAAACACTGCCCGCTGCCAAAGGAAAAAAATCATCTATAAAAGCGTTGAAAACATTCGGTTTATCTCCGATCCGGTACTGCTCGATCACGTCCTGA
- a CDS encoding polyprenyl synthetase family protein, whose amino-acid sequence MNELNDFIQEKSAVINQALDCLLPAETVQPQRLHAAMRYSIFAGGKRLRPLLCLAAAEACGGKESDAMHAACAVEMLHTYTLIHDDLPALDDDELRRGRPACHIQFGEATAILAGDALLTLSFEILAGIPQAGTALVLELARAAGSCGVIGGQMIDIESEGKTPDAETVNYIHRNKTAALIRAACTLGGICAGGSPAELEKLAEFGENIGLAFQLTDDLLDERASVAQLGKNTGVDKARGKITWPAVYGVEKTEADARQMELAALDALKIFPAPERLRQLAHFIIRRNF is encoded by the coding sequence ATGAATGAACTGAATGATTTTATACAGGAAAAAAGCGCCGTTATAAATCAGGCGCTCGACTGTCTTTTGCCGGCAGAAACCGTACAACCGCAGCGCCTGCATGCCGCCATGCGCTACAGCATATTCGCCGGCGGCAAGCGCCTCCGTCCCCTGCTTTGTCTTGCCGCCGCCGAAGCATGCGGCGGAAAAGAATCTGATGCGATGCATGCCGCGTGCGCCGTCGAAATGCTTCACACCTATACACTGATTCACGATGATCTGCCGGCGCTGGATGACGACGAACTCAGGCGCGGACGTCCGGCCTGCCACATTCAGTTCGGCGAAGCCACGGCTATTCTCGCCGGCGATGCCCTGCTCACGCTGTCATTTGAAATTCTTGCCGGAATTCCGCAAGCCGGCACAGCGCTTGTGCTTGAACTTGCACGTGCCGCCGGAAGCTGCGGCGTCATCGGCGGACAGATGATTGACATCGAAAGCGAAGGTAAAACGCCGGATGCCGAAACTGTAAACTATATCCACCGCAACAAAACCGCTGCACTTATCCGTGCTGCGTGTACACTCGGCGGAATCTGCGCCGGCGGCAGCCCGGCCGAATTAGAGAAGCTCGCCGAATTCGGTGAAAATATCGGACTCGCCTTTCAACTCACGGATGATCTGCTCGATGAACGTGCCAGTGTTGCACAACTCGGCAAAAACACCGGCGTTGACAAAGCGCGCGGCAAAATCACCTGGCCCGCCGTTTACGGTGTCGAAAAAACAGAAGCCGATGCCAGGCAAATGGAACTCGCCGCACTCGATGCATTAAAAATTTTTCCGGCGCCGGAGCGCCTCCGGCAACTGGCGCATTTTATTATCCGCCGGAATTTTTAA
- a CDS encoding P-loop domain-containing protein, giving the protein MKDRKEFYSVLGEINGLPFSEYERIIGDFDFARYVIKCTQIDCTGEEHPVFNIRIPQTIAELPGHLYDSPVRRTALEDYLTRNLAETASKIARFSPSGWARRNVIVSEPGQKILPRTSVVITKEYIDVRVRVVLPFKIFDSGERLVDGEMARQVFFEDLPKIVASIYCCNLDTGAVENFVDSMEDADRVRQNLGTLGLVSFIGEGAFLAREQDNDQPDLDNIVPFDVAENAQVTIDVPNAGQLKGLGIPAGLTVVLGSASTGRKDFMSAIASGVYNHIPGDGRENVVTVSDAVQIAVNRGRSVQEVNISPFITEMDGADTTSYSTAAADSFISQASATIEALEVGARVLIFDENSSSPAFLTTDSRVAGLLQETSRVSLVRRARQMVDELGISIVVGGENVVAEFIPVADTILKVEDFEVTDISGEAKATEMPLPAEAPAVNLASMLGRSRWVMPSSIDAVVGNRDQVIEALDVFTIRFGRSMINLSDIVQIADEDQTRTIGLLLYYAKLRYMQEGYPLREILDMIDRDISSEGLGSITRDLRGDLARPRRYELAAALNRLPGFRVSHVTD; this is encoded by the coding sequence ATGAAGGATAGAAAAGAGTTTTACAGCGTACTGGGTGAAATTAACGGTCTGCCGTTTTCTGAATACGAACGCATCATCGGCGATTTCGATTTTGCACGCTATGTGATTAAGTGCACGCAAATTGATTGCACCGGCGAAGAGCATCCGGTGTTTAATATCCGCATTCCGCAAACCATCGCCGAGCTGCCGGGACATCTTTACGATTCGCCGGTGCGCCGTACTGCGCTGGAAGATTATCTGACGCGCAATCTCGCTGAAACCGCATCCAAAATTGCACGCTTCAGCCCCAGCGGCTGGGCGCGCCGGAACGTGATTGTATCGGAGCCGGGACAGAAAATTCTGCCGCGCACGTCTGTGGTTATAACGAAGGAATATATTGATGTGCGCGTGCGTGTTGTGCTGCCGTTCAAAATATTTGATTCCGGCGAACGGCTGGTTGACGGCGAAATGGCGCGCCAGGTGTTTTTTGAAGACCTGCCGAAAATTGTTGCCAGCATTTACTGCTGCAACCTTGATACCGGTGCAGTTGAAAACTTTGTGGACAGCATGGAGGATGCTGACCGCGTCCGCCAGAATCTCGGTACGCTCGGCCTCGTCAGCTTTATTGGCGAAGGCGCATTTCTTGCCCGTGAGCAGGATAATGATCAGCCCGATCTCGATAATATCGTGCCGTTTGACGTCGCCGAAAACGCACAGGTTACGATTGACGTGCCGAATGCCGGCCAGCTTAAAGGTCTTGGAATTCCGGCGGGGCTTACCGTCGTACTCGGCAGTGCGTCCACCGGCCGCAAAGATTTCATGAGCGCGATTGCCTCCGGTGTTTATAATCATATTCCCGGCGACGGTCGCGAAAATGTGGTGACGGTTTCTGACGCGGTACAAATTGCAGTTAACCGCGGACGCAGCGTGCAGGAAGTGAATATTTCACCGTTTATCACCGAAATGGACGGTGCCGACACGACGTCCTACAGCACCGCCGCTGCAGACTCGTTCATTTCGCAGGCCTCTGCTACGATCGAAGCTCTTGAAGTCGGTGCACGCGTACTGATTTTTGACGAAAATTCGTCATCGCCGGCATTTCTGACGACCGATTCTCGCGTCGCCGGACTGCTGCAGGAAACGTCACGTGTATCGCTTGTACGCCGCGCGCGTCAGATGGTTGATGAACTCGGCATTTCAATCGTCGTCGGCGGTGAAAACGTCGTCGCCGAATTTATACCGGTCGCCGACACGATTCTGAAAGTTGAAGATTTTGAAGTCACCGATATTTCCGGAGAAGCAAAAGCGACGGAAATGCCGTTGCCGGCAGAAGCACCGGCGGTGAACCTCGCCTCGATGCTCGGCCGTTCGCGCTGGGTTATGCCGAGCAGCATTGATGCTGTTGTCGGCAACCGCGATCAGGTTATTGAAGCGCTGGACGTTTTCACAATCCGTTTCGGCCGCTCAATGATCAACCTGTCTGACATTGTTCAGATTGCCGATGAAGACCAGACGCGCACAATCGGACTGCTGCTGTACTATGCTAAATTACGTTACATGCAGGAAGGCTATCCGTTGCGCGAAATTCTCGATATGATCGACCGCGATATCAGCAGCGAAGGACTCGGCTCCATCACGCGCGATCTGCGCGGTGATCTTGCACGTCCGCGCCGTTATGAACTCGCGGCAGCGCTCAACCGCCTGCCAGGTTTCCGCGTATCGCACGTTACCGATTAA
- the dtd gene encoding D-aminoacyl-tRNA deacylase: MRLVVQRVKAAAVKAGEGTAGAIESGLLVLVAVSHADTPADAAFLAKKTVNLRIFDDADGKMNLSVLETAGAILAVSQFTLYGDCRKGNRPSYIEAAVPEKGRELYEEYIAQLRRYGLPVATGIFQAEMEVSLINDGPVTLILESTGK; this comes from the coding sequence ATGCGGCTGGTTGTCCAGCGTGTGAAGGCCGCGGCAGTAAAAGCCGGCGAAGGAACCGCCGGCGCAATCGAAAGCGGTCTGCTTGTTTTAGTTGCGGTATCGCACGCCGACACACCGGCGGATGCCGCGTTCCTTGCAAAAAAAACCGTCAACTTACGGATTTTTGATGACGCCGATGGAAAAATGAATCTGTCCGTGCTTGAGACCGCCGGTGCAATTCTTGCCGTCAGCCAGTTCACACTGTACGGCGATTGCCGGAAAGGCAACCGTCCGAGTTATATCGAAGCCGCCGTACCGGAAAAAGGCAGAGAGCTTTATGAAGAATACATTGCACAGCTTCGTCGGTACGGACTGCCCGTCGCCACCGGTATCTTTCAAGCCGAAATGGAAGTCAGTTTAATAAACGACGGACCGGTAACTTTGATTCTGGAAAGCACCGGAAAATAA
- a CDS encoding aldo/keto reductase has translation MKYNKLGQTGIEVSALTIGAWQLGGPLFFDGEPDGHPDPGKENAIRMIHELGDLGINAIDTAEQYSAGESERRTGEALKNRRDKWVISTKFGYRVGLGNTREDDSSPPTILPSLEGSLRRLGTDYIDVFLYHCAPEIEDIAAGREILEKAKAQGKIRAYGISTNNTELVRVMIAANTVDVLQFATNLLDPAVELSALAHEANLGTQLRGVMAQGRLSGKYFHTAPEFRADDNRTKITGDDFSRYVAFEPLIPAGYTMAQAALRWALDRPGHHTVCLGAKNMKDYRSAVAALDLPPLTDETRAALVGCAQGLRAE, from the coding sequence ATGAAATATAATAAATTAGGGCAAACCGGTATTGAAGTTTCAGCGCTGACGATCGGCGCGTGGCAGCTGGGCGGCCCGCTGTTTTTTGACGGCGAACCGGACGGTCATCCGGATCCGGGCAAAGAAAATGCTATCCGAATGATTCATGAACTCGGCGATCTTGGCATTAACGCCATCGACACAGCGGAGCAGTACAGTGCCGGCGAATCGGAGCGGCGCACCGGCGAGGCGCTGAAAAACCGGCGGGATAAATGGGTGATTTCAACCAAATTCGGTTATCGCGTCGGTCTGGGCAATACGCGCGAAGACGATTCGTCGCCGCCGACGATACTGCCAAGTCTGGAAGGATCGCTGCGCCGGCTTGGAACGGATTACATTGATGTTTTTCTGTATCACTGTGCGCCGGAAATTGAAGATATCGCCGCCGGACGCGAAATTCTGGAAAAAGCCAAAGCGCAGGGGAAAATCCGCGCTTACGGAATCTCAACCAACAACACCGAATTGGTACGTGTAATGATTGCCGCAAATACGGTCGATGTACTGCAATTTGCTACGAATTTACTTGATCCGGCGGTGGAACTCAGTGCACTGGCGCATGAAGCCAATCTCGGCACGCAGTTGCGCGGCGTAATGGCGCAGGGACGGTTGAGCGGCAAATATTTTCACACCGCACCGGAATTTCGTGCCGACGACAACCGTACGAAAATTACCGGCGATGATTTTTCGCGCTATGTTGCATTTGAGCCGCTGATTCCGGCGGGTTATACGATGGCGCAGGCGGCATTGCGCTGGGCGCTCGACCGGCCGGGGCATCATACCGTCTGCCTCGGTGCGAAAAATATGAAAGACTACCGCAGCGCTGTGGCCGCACTCGATTTACCGCCGTTGACTGACGAAACGCGCGCCGCACTGGTAGGGTGCGCGCAAGGATTGCGCGCGGAATAA
- a CDS encoding ABC transporter permease: MVTILSLLGVTLGVAVLVVVLSVMTGFDETWRDKLLSFNAHIKITEYGGTVTHPEMVLDSIKNLDGITGAAPNLEGLVFMQAGDNVHTPLLRGINPELERTVSRVPDYMIAGEFSTGYDEIIIGSDLALRMGLGVGDSVLVYSPQNFVSQDELRLPAELTVSGIFEVGMWEIDTGYVLTSLETARGIYNVEQGVHSIQVMTDDPMRAPEIASNIRHVLGPMFAPRTWIDLNRQIFTALQTEKNMMFFLLIFITIVAAFGITNTLITLTVQKTHEIGLLKALGFSSRRIMGIFLWIGAVQGVIGTGLGLGLGLLALHYRNELLNFISMQFRVDLLPKELYQLSQIPAHTTVQDVTIVCITVLIICTLAGLIPAWRAARLEPVEALRNE; this comes from the coding sequence ATGGTCACCATTTTGTCACTGCTCGGCGTGACGCTTGGCGTGGCAGTGCTGGTAGTGGTGCTTTCCGTGATGACAGGTTTTGACGAAACATGGCGCGATAAACTGCTTAGCTTTAATGCGCACATTAAAATCACCGAGTATGGCGGAACCGTAACGCACCCGGAAATGGTATTAGACTCAATTAAAAATCTGGATGGAATCACCGGCGCGGCGCCGAATCTTGAGGGGCTGGTGTTCATGCAGGCCGGGGATAATGTGCATACGCCGCTGCTGCGCGGAATCAACCCGGAGCTGGAGCGCACAGTCAGCCGTGTGCCGGATTACATGATCGCCGGCGAATTTTCGACGGGCTACGATGAAATTATTATCGGCAGTGATCTTGCGCTGCGCATGGGGTTGGGGGTTGGCGACAGCGTGCTGGTCTATTCGCCGCAGAATTTTGTTTCACAGGATGAGTTGCGTCTGCCGGCAGAATTGACGGTGAGCGGAATTTTTGAAGTCGGCATGTGGGAGATCGACACCGGTTATGTGCTCACATCGCTCGAAACCGCGCGCGGCATTTATAATGTCGAACAGGGCGTGCACAGTATTCAGGTGATGACCGACGATCCGATGCGCGCTCCGGAAATTGCATCGAATATTCGCCATGTACTCGGGCCGATGTTTGCGCCGCGTACCTGGATTGATCTGAACCGGCAGATTTTCACCGCGCTGCAAACCGAAAAAAACATGATGTTTTTTCTGCTCATCTTCATCACCATTGTCGCAGCGTTCGGAATTACCAATACGTTGATTACGTTAACAGTGCAAAAAACGCATGAAATCGGATTGCTGAAAGCGCTGGGATTTTCCAGTCGCCGGATTATGGGAATTTTTTTGTGGATCGGCGCAGTGCAGGGCGTCATCGGCACCGGACTCGGGCTCGGACTCGGTTTGCTTGCGCTGCATTACCGCAATGAACTGTTAAATTTTATTTCAATGCAGTTTCGCGTCGACCTGCTGCCGAAAGAGCTTTATCAGCTCAGCCAGATTCCGGCGCATACCACCGTCCAGGACGTGACCATTGTTTGTATCACTGTTTTAATCATCTGCACGCTCGCCGGACTCATTCCCGCCTGGCGCGCCGCGCGGCTCGAGCCGGTGGAGGCGTTGCGGAATGAATAA
- a CDS encoding methylated-DNA--[protein]-cysteine S-methyltransferase, with protein sequence MKKACFFQTVMGEIGIAETAGAVTNIFFAGTVKPAEYEIEETPLLLEAGRQLQEYFAGRNRTGFDFPVNPEGTAFERAVWAALLTIPFGETRTYGQIAKQIGHPKASRAVGRANGLNPVNIVIPCHRVIGASGNLTGYSAGLDFKTRLLKLEGVLL encoded by the coding sequence ATGAAAAAAGCCTGTTTTTTTCAAACAGTGATGGGCGAAATAGGAATCGCAGAAACTGCCGGCGCGGTAACAAATATTTTTTTCGCCGGAACGGTCAAACCGGCGGAATACGAAATTGAAGAAACACCGCTGCTGCTTGAAGCCGGACGTCAGCTGCAGGAGTATTTCGCTGGGAGGAACCGCACCGGGTTTGATTTCCCGGTGAATCCGGAAGGCACGGCGTTTGAACGTGCAGTCTGGGCGGCGCTGCTTACAATTCCTTTCGGCGAAACCCGTACCTATGGACAGATTGCCAAACAGATCGGGCATCCGAAAGCATCCCGGGCGGTGGGGCGCGCCAACGGACTGAATCCGGTGAACATTGTCATTCCGTGTCATCGCGTGATCGGTGCCAGCGGCAACCTAACCGGATATTCGGCGGGACTTGATTTTAAAACGCGCCTGTTAAAACTCGAAGGCGTGCTGCTGTAA
- a CDS encoding outer membrane lipoprotein-sorting protein, whose product MFKQFILVLLAGISVIAEDLPAAGKILTHARQQLPTAPVRLTGALKDRAPNGFVRRELAIEMDLYWGENPPRAAYRIQDKKTHSLELLEIKWKNSGAVFDYVKNGIPAPEFNPADEIGGIGITWSDLSFSFLWSKDAKTVETGKRLGRDCYVISVLRGDKQLRLWIEKDSGRMLGAKEQNAAGKLTKEIKVISVKEFDGLWMVKDLDIIHPAENRRASLRIETVEPLE is encoded by the coding sequence ATGTTTAAACAATTCATTTTGGTTTTACTTGCCGGAATTTCCGTAATTGCAGAGGATTTGCCGGCGGCGGGGAAAATCCTGACACACGCACGGCAGCAGTTGCCAACCGCACCCGTGCGATTAACCGGCGCGCTGAAAGACCGCGCACCGAACGGATTTGTCCGGCGCGAACTCGCCATTGAAATGGATTTATACTGGGGTGAAAATCCGCCGCGCGCCGCCTACCGGATTCAGGATAAAAAAACGCACAGCCTGGAACTGCTCGAAATTAAATGGAAAAACTCCGGCGCAGTGTTTGATTACGTTAAAAACGGAATCCCGGCACCGGAATTTAATCCGGCGGATGAAATCGGCGGCATCGGTATAACATGGTCCGATCTTTCATTTTCGTTTTTGTGGAGCAAAGACGCAAAAACAGTAGAAACCGGCAAACGGCTTGGACGTGACTGTTATGTGATTTCCGTTCTGCGCGGTGACAAGCAACTGCGGCTCTGGATCGAAAAAGACTCCGGCAGGATGCTCGGCGCAAAAGAGCAGAACGCCGCCGGAAAACTGACAAAGGAAATTAAAGTCATTAGCGTTAAAGAATTTGACGGGCTCTGGATGGTGAAAGATCTCGATATTATTCATCCTGCTGAAAACCGGCGCGCATCGCTGCGGATTGAGACCGTTGAGCCGCTTGAATGA
- a CDS encoding MATE family efflux transporter, which yields MNHHKISNVSEEFRTAGMFGLILKYSIPAALGSFMMTIYNIVDRIFISYKLGTEAIAGIGITFQIFMLFIAVGIMFGIGSGTLASLQLGRRNVRSAERILGTLYWIYTIGGILTCLFGLMFIDPITRLFGATDVTAPYAKEYFGILLFFMPFDFMAMGTNHIIRSEGNPRFSMWNIAAGCVANIILDYIFIFPCNMGIAGAAWATGISKLLSSILVFWHFRRSPHRSLTLRWKYFRFDKALFCRMCYIGISPFLAQGMLAIMAIVQNHTLLKYGGDIAVAVMVINASIFMLMTIPGMGIMFGYQPIIGYNYGAQLYGRVAQCLKLSVLTASGIALFLMIIVQGIAPWAFGMFCRHDAAMVQAWTPALRIFVIGVPTWAFFTLSSNFFQATGRPKITIMLSLLRMGIVMPGVIILMPYIFGLPGIWAAYPLADLMVTAITLCLIIPEYKKLRHLCSQTAN from the coding sequence ATGAACCATCATAAAATCAGTAACGTTTCTGAAGAATTCCGCACTGCCGGAATGTTCGGGTTGATTTTAAAGTACAGCATTCCGGCAGCACTGGGCTCTTTTATGATGACGATCTACAACATCGTCGATCGCATTTTCATCAGCTATAAACTCGGCACAGAAGCCATTGCCGGCATTGGAATTACATTCCAGATCTTCATGCTGTTTATCGCGGTGGGCATTATGTTTGGTATCGGCAGCGGTACACTGGCTTCATTGCAGCTCGGCCGCCGCAATGTCCGTTCTGCGGAACGGATTCTCGGCACGCTTTACTGGATTTACACTATTGGTGGAATTCTGACCTGTCTGTTCGGACTGATGTTTATCGATCCGATCACCCGGCTGTTTGGCGCGACCGATGTAACCGCTCCCTATGCCAAAGAATATTTCGGCATTCTGCTTTTTTTTATGCCGTTCGATTTTATGGCAATGGGTACCAATCACATCATTCGTTCAGAAGGCAATCCCCGTTTTTCAATGTGGAATATCGCGGCCGGCTGCGTGGCAAACATTATTCTTGATTACATTTTTATTTTTCCATGCAACATGGGCATCGCCGGCGCCGCGTGGGCCACCGGAATTTCAAAACTGCTGTCCAGCATTTTAGTGTTCTGGCATTTCCGGCGCAGTCCACACCGGTCATTGACACTGCGGTGGAAATATTTCCGGTTCGACAAAGCGCTTTTCTGCCGCATGTGTTACATTGGAATTTCGCCGTTCCTCGCGCAGGGAATGCTGGCGATTATGGCAATTGTGCAGAACCATACGCTGCTGAAATACGGCGGTGATATTGCCGTAGCGGTTATGGTGATTAACGCATCCATTTTTATGCTGATGACCATTCCGGGCATGGGCATCATGTTCGGTTATCAGCCGATCATCGGTTATAACTATGGCGCGCAGCTTTACGGGCGTGTTGCACAATGCCTGAAACTTTCCGTTCTCACCGCCTCCGGTATCGCGCTGTTTCTAATGATTATTGTCCAAGGTATTGCGCCGTGGGCATTCGGCATGTTCTGCCGGCACGATGCCGCGATGGTGCAGGCCTGGACACCGGCACTGCGCATTTTTGTGATCGGCGTGCCGACGTGGGCGTTTTTTACACTGTCGTCCAATTTTTTTCAGGCCACTGGACGGCCGAAAATCACCATTATGCTCAGCCTGCTGCGCATGGGAATTGTCATGCCGGGGGTCATCATACTTATGCCGTATATTTTCGGACTGCCTGGAATCTGGGCAGCTTATCCGCTGGCGGATCTGATGGTTACCGCAATCACGCTGTGTTTAATCATACCGGAATACAAAAAACTCCGGCATCTTTGCTCACAAACGGCAAATTAA
- a CDS encoding DUF4886 domain-containing protein, whose protein sequence is MQKLIVAGLLSFSISVLTGASGGTPEAPQKPLRILAIGNSFSVDAMQHLYQIATNAGFKQVVLGNLNIGGCSLERHWKSASEQLADYNYRKNSSSAWVDRKGSVIDDGLLDEDWDFISIQQVSGNSGLAETYNSDLDNLVEYINSKKTNPDAKIMWHMTWAYQSNSKHQHFPRYNSDQRMMYQAIVTAVQEKIVPNKNINFVIPSGTAIQNMRTSYIGDTLTRDGFHLSLNLGRYIAGMTWLKTLTGVLIDDISWVPNADEVPPELLPVIKEAVNNAVKTPFSVTESSFKTK, encoded by the coding sequence ATGCAAAAATTGATTGTCGCCGGCCTGCTCAGTTTTAGTATTTCTGTGTTGACCGGCGCCTCCGGCGGAACACCGGAGGCGCCGCAAAAGCCGCTGCGGATTCTGGCGATCGGCAACAGTTTTTCGGTTGATGCCATGCAGCATTTGTATCAGATCGCAACAAACGCGGGTTTTAAACAGGTCGTGCTGGGCAATCTCAATATCGGCGGCTGTTCGCTGGAACGACACTGGAAGAGCGCGTCGGAACAGCTCGCGGATTATAACTATCGTAAAAACAGTTCCAGTGCATGGGTCGACCGGAAAGGCAGCGTGATTGACGATGGATTACTGGACGAGGATTGGGATTTTATTTCCATTCAGCAGGTCAGCGGAAACAGTGGACTGGCGGAAACGTATAATTCAGACCTTGATAATCTGGTTGAATACATCAACTCCAAAAAGACAAATCCGGATGCAAAAATTATGTGGCACATGACGTGGGCATATCAATCCAACAGCAAACACCAGCATTTTCCACGATACAACAGCGATCAAAGGATGATGTATCAGGCGATTGTTACCGCCGTTCAGGAAAAAATAGTTCCAAACAAAAACATCAATTTTGTAATTCCGTCCGGTACTGCGATTCAAAATATGCGCACCAGCTATATCGGCGACACACTGACGCGCGACGGTTTCCACCTTTCATTAAACCTCGGACGTTATATCGCCGGAATGACCTGGCTGAAAACCTTAACCGGCGTTTTAATTGATGACATCTCCTGGGTACCAAACGCAGATGAAGTCCCGCCGGAGCTTCTGCCTGTCATTAAAGAAGCAGTCAATAACGCTGTAAAAACGCCGTTTTCTGTCACTGAATCCAGTTTTAAAACAAAATAA